One window from the genome of Rufibacter tibetensis encodes:
- a CDS encoding IS1182 family transposase encodes MQGRKDYTEKLFTSFQLSSRIPRENFYRRLKETLDLGFLYRDTKTLYGRTGNPSIDPVVFFKLMLTGYLENITSDRKLVEHCSMRMDILYFLGYDIDEELPWHSTLSRTRQLYPEALFESLFEKVFCLCADRGMVAGHTQAIDSAPIKANASMESLLVKQPKESVRMHLAGVRRENGEEGKQQGVISASEHQLKKLEKYQQKLKGAVGSPGASHGKARLVSNMTHYSPTDPDARISVKPGKARKLNYHCSLAVDTAQGVISHVQADFADGRDSQHLPGIVGKLQQRLKDHQLPMQDLVADAGYSNGANYALLEQRGITGWIPVFGKYKPEIEGFPYDEQADCFTCPAGKALPFKSYDTTADGGLVKVYLARYQDCKNCPLKSSCAPKSPCRQIRRTAYDKEYRRALQRQESTRGRRMKGLRQSTVEPVFGTLVHHYGMRKVGVRGKAGARKVMLMAAVAFNLKKYLKFNSVKAEGQAMALQKEHYRAFLSYSFTSGALFLN; translated from the coding sequence ATGCAAGGGAGAAAAGACTATACCGAAAAACTCTTCACCAGTTTCCAGTTGTCGAGCCGCATCCCCAGGGAGAACTTCTACCGGCGTCTGAAGGAAACGCTTGACCTGGGGTTCCTTTACCGGGACACCAAAACCCTTTACGGCAGAACCGGCAACCCCTCCATCGACCCAGTAGTCTTCTTCAAGCTCATGCTCACCGGCTACCTGGAGAACATCACCTCCGACCGGAAACTGGTCGAGCACTGCTCCATGCGGATGGACATCCTCTACTTCCTGGGCTACGACATCGACGAGGAGTTGCCCTGGCACTCCACGCTCTCCCGGACTCGCCAACTCTACCCCGAGGCCCTATTCGAGTCGTTGTTTGAAAAGGTCTTCTGCCTGTGCGCCGACAGGGGCATGGTGGCTGGCCATACCCAAGCCATAGACTCGGCCCCGATCAAGGCCAACGCCTCGATGGAGAGCCTGCTTGTCAAACAGCCGAAGGAGTCCGTGCGGATGCACCTAGCCGGGGTCAGAAGGGAAAACGGCGAAGAGGGCAAACAGCAGGGGGTCATCTCCGCCTCGGAGCATCAGCTCAAGAAGCTGGAGAAATATCAGCAGAAGCTAAAGGGGGCCGTCGGTTCGCCGGGTGCAAGCCACGGTAAGGCACGCCTGGTGAGCAATATGACACACTACAGTCCCACGGACCCGGACGCCCGCATCTCCGTCAAGCCCGGCAAGGCCCGGAAGCTCAACTACCACTGCAGCCTGGCCGTGGACACGGCGCAGGGCGTGATCAGCCATGTGCAGGCGGACTTCGCCGACGGCAGGGACAGCCAGCACCTGCCCGGCATCGTAGGGAAGCTGCAGCAGAGGCTGAAAGACCATCAACTTCCCATGCAGGACCTTGTGGCCGACGCGGGCTACTCCAACGGGGCCAACTACGCTTTGCTGGAGCAGCGGGGTATCACCGGCTGGATACCGGTGTTCGGCAAATACAAGCCCGAGATAGAAGGGTTCCCCTACGACGAGCAGGCGGATTGCTTCACCTGCCCGGCAGGAAAGGCCCTGCCCTTTAAGAGTTACGACACCACTGCGGACGGCGGCCTGGTGAAGGTCTACCTGGCCCGTTACCAGGACTGCAAAAATTGCCCCCTCAAGTCTTCCTGCGCCCCCAAGAGCCCCTGCCGCCAGATCCGCCGAACCGCTTACGACAAGGAGTACCGCAGGGCATTGCAGCGGCAGGAAAGTACCCGGGGCAGGCGCATGAAGGGACTCCGGCAAAGCACTGTGGAGCCGGTCTTCGGGACCTTGGTCCATCACTATGGGATGAGGAAGGTAGGCGTGCGGGGAAAAGCAGGGGCCCGCAAGGTGATGCTCATGGCTGCTGTCGCCTTCAACCTGAAGAAGTACCTGAAGTTCAACTCCGTCAAGGCAGAAGGCCAGGCAATGGCGCTGCAAAAGGAGCATTATCGGGCTTTCCTAAGCTATTCTTTCACCTCTGGGGCGCTCTTCCTGAACTGA